One Pseudomonadota bacterium DNA segment encodes these proteins:
- a CDS encoding tellurite resistance TerB family protein has translation MDVNAILNSVMGSAGAGIDKAVTTAQSSTMPSGLLGGAAAGGLAALVLSNKKARKMGTQALKYGGMAAIGGMAYKAWRDHKDGQAAPAGGAAAPSTATSAPPALPAPAGSIFDLAAAQQNQAGEDMRLVLVRAMISAAKADGHIDADEQARIEQQISAQGIGAEEQQFLVEQLNAPSDPIAIARLSEGDEQAAEIYLVSLLALDLDTPEERRYLDRLGDALLLPDALKQHLEQQAQAAQ, from the coding sequence GTGGACGTGAATGCGATTCTGAACAGTGTCATGGGCAGCGCCGGCGCGGGCATCGACAAGGCCGTGACCACCGCCCAGTCGAGCACCATGCCGAGCGGGCTGCTCGGTGGCGCAGCGGCCGGCGGCCTCGCAGCGCTGGTGCTGTCCAACAAGAAAGCCCGCAAGATGGGCACGCAAGCCCTCAAATACGGCGGCATGGCAGCGATTGGCGGCATGGCCTACAAGGCCTGGCGCGACCACAAGGACGGCCAGGCGGCCCCCGCTGGCGGCGCCGCCGCGCCGAGCACTGCAACCAGCGCCCCACCCGCCCTGCCGGCACCCGCGGGCAGCATCTTCGACCTCGCCGCCGCGCAGCAGAACCAGGCTGGCGAGGACATGCGCCTGGTGCTGGTCCGCGCGATGATCAGCGCGGCCAAGGCCGACGGCCACATCGACGCCGACGAGCAGGCGCGCATCGAGCAGCAGATCAGCGCGCAGGGCATCGGCGCGGAGGAGCAACAGTTCCTGGTCGAGCAGCTCAACGCGCCAAGTGACCCGATTGCGATCGCGCGGCTGTCCGAGGGCGACGAGCAAGCGGCCGAGATCTACCTCGTGTCGCTGCTCGCGCTGGACCTCGACACACCTGAAGAGCGCCGCTACCTCGACCGGCTCGGCGACGCGCTGCTGTTGCCCGACGCGCTCAAGCAGCACCTCGAGCAGCAGGCACAGGCCGCGCAATAA
- the folB gene encoding dihydroneopterin aldolase produces MDTLFVRGLQVDAILGILPAERIATQQVLVDVDYALDTRPAAASGDIADTVSYADVADSVSAWIVEGQYELVETLADEVAGRLMAAYGLAWVRLRVTKPDAVAAAAGVGIEVERGER; encoded by the coding sequence GTGGACACACTGTTTGTGAGAGGGCTGCAGGTCGACGCGATCCTCGGCATCCTGCCGGCCGAGCGCATCGCGACCCAGCAGGTGTTGGTCGACGTGGACTACGCGCTCGACACCCGCCCCGCCGCGGCCTCGGGCGACATCGCCGACACCGTCTCCTACGCCGACGTGGCCGACAGCGTGAGCGCGTGGATTGTCGAGGGGCAGTACGAGCTGGTGGAGACGCTGGCCGACGAGGTTGCCGGCCGGCTGATGGCCGCCTACGGCCTCGCCTGGGTACGGCTGCGCGTCACCAAGCCCGACGCGGTGGCAGCGGCGGCGGGCGTTGGGATCGAAGTCGAGCGCGGCGAACGTTAG
- the rpmB gene encoding 50S ribosomal protein L28 yields the protein MSRVCQVTGKRPMTGNNVSHANNKTRRRFLPNLHTHRFFVESENRWVSLRVSSKGMRIIDKKGIDSVLADMRARGERV from the coding sequence ATGTCCCGAGTTTGCCAAGTGACGGGCAAGCGCCCGATGACGGGCAACAACGTCTCGCACGCCAACAATAAAACACGGCGTCGGTTTTTGCCCAACCTGCACACCCACCGTTTCTTCGTCGAGAGCGAAAACCGCTGGGTCAGCCTGCGCGTGAGCTCCAAGGGCATGCGCATCATCGACAAGAAAGGCATCGACTCCGTGCTCGCAGACATGCGCGCCCGGGGCGAACGCGTCTGA
- the rpmG gene encoding 50S ribosomal protein L33 — translation MRDKIRLNSTAGTGHFYTTTKNKRTMTEKMEIKKFDPVVRKHVMYKEGKIK, via the coding sequence ATGCGTGACAAGATTCGTCTGAACTCGACCGCCGGTACGGGTCACTTCTACACCACGACCAAGAACAAGCGGACCATGACTGAGAAGATGGAGATCAAGAAGTTCGATCCCGTCGTCCGCAAGCACGTGATGTACAAGGAAGGCAAGATCAAGTAA